A genomic window from Candidatus Denitrolinea symbiosum includes:
- a CDS encoding branched-chain amino acid ABC transporter substrate-binding protein: protein MKRPPLLALLISLLLTACLPKFECNDPLACVTVGSGEPIVVAVELTLSGPDASYGVDALRGVELAIADRGGKLLNHPIELVQADDQCSPEGGEAAARELAQNPHIVGVIGATCSGASETAAKVLTEAGMVLISPSSTAASLTAEGTHQAGFLRTIQNDKSQAGMVAEFAYRALGVRRMATINDGQPYSSGLTEEACAVFTALGGKCVAGYRLESGVNPSGALDHIRFFNPDILYYPLYTTDGVAVTRQAVEKGLGGAVLVGSEGLLTKGFLEQAGQFSEGMYISGPSVAEIDPSFIQKYETRYGEKPIASYSTQAYDAAMMLFSAIEKIVKTTGRDIYIQRQNLRAALYATRNFQGLSGTLTCSPLGDCAKPNVTIYQVRNQDFQAVYP from the coding sequence ATGAAACGCCCCCCCCTGCTTGCGCTTTTAATCAGCCTCCTTTTGACGGCCTGCCTGCCCAAATTCGAGTGTAACGATCCGCTGGCCTGCGTAACGGTCGGTTCCGGCGAACCGATCGTCGTCGCCGTGGAATTGACGTTGAGCGGCCCCGACGCGTCCTACGGCGTCGACGCCCTGCGCGGCGTGGAACTGGCGATCGCGGACCGCGGCGGGAAACTGCTCAACCATCCCATCGAACTCGTCCAGGCGGACGACCAGTGCTCGCCCGAAGGCGGGGAAGCGGCCGCGCGGGAACTGGCGCAGAATCCCCATATCGTAGGAGTGATCGGAGCCACCTGCTCGGGCGCGTCGGAGACCGCCGCCAAAGTCCTGACCGAGGCGGGGATGGTGTTGATCTCGCCCTCCAGCACCGCCGCGTCCCTGACCGCCGAAGGGACTCACCAGGCGGGCTTCCTGCGGACGATCCAGAACGACAAGAGCCAGGCCGGCATGGTGGCCGAGTTTGCCTACCGCGCCCTCGGCGTGCGGCGAATGGCGACCATCAACGACGGGCAGCCCTATTCCAGCGGGTTGACCGAGGAAGCCTGCGCCGTCTTCACCGCGTTGGGCGGAAAATGCGTCGCGGGCTATCGGCTCGAGAGCGGCGTCAACCCATCGGGCGCCCTGGACCACATCCGCTTCTTCAACCCGGACATCCTGTATTATCCGCTTTACACAACGGACGGCGTGGCCGTGACGCGTCAAGCCGTGGAGAAGGGATTGGGCGGGGCCGTGCTGGTCGGCTCCGAGGGCCTGCTGACAAAAGGTTTTCTCGAGCAAGCCGGACAATTCTCAGAGGGAATGTATATCTCCGGGCCGTCCGTCGCCGAGATTGATCCTTCGTTCATCCAAAAATACGAGACGCGCTACGGCGAAAAACCCATCGCCTCCTATTCCACGCAGGCCTACGACGCGGCCATGATGCTGTTCTCCGCCATCGAAAAGATCGTGAAAACCACCGGCAGGGACATCTACATCCAGCGCCAAAACCTGCGCGCCGCGCTCTACGCCACCCGCAACTTTCAGGGACTAAGCGGCACGTTGACCTGTTCCCCGCTCGGCGATTGCGCCAAACCCAACGTGACCATTTACCAGGTACGCAACCAGGACTTCCAGGCCGTTTACCCCTAG
- a CDS encoding ABC transporter ATP-binding protein — protein sequence MPMLEVDDIHTYYGNIHALKGVSLTVEQGEIVTLIGSNGAGKTTTLRSICGIQKPRSGSIRLNGRNLNTYKAYELVSNGIAMVPEGRGIFARLTVEENLDLGAYTRKDRADIQQDLERVYAIFPRLKARQRQIAGTLSGGEQQMLATGRALMARPRILLLDEPSMGLSPILVELIFEIIQTINKEGTTILLVEQNALMALSIANRGYVIQTGKIVLSDTAANLKNDPTVRKAYLGMK from the coding sequence ATGCCAATGCTTGAAGTAGACGACATCCACACCTATTACGGCAATATCCACGCGCTGAAAGGCGTCTCGTTGACGGTGGAACAAGGCGAGATCGTCACCTTGATCGGCTCCAACGGCGCCGGGAAGACCACCACCCTGCGTTCGATCTGCGGGATCCAGAAACCCCGCAGCGGCAGCATCCGTCTAAACGGGCGGAACCTCAACACCTACAAAGCCTACGAGCTGGTGTCTAATGGGATCGCGATGGTCCCAGAGGGACGAGGCATCTTTGCCCGCCTGACCGTGGAAGAGAATCTCGACCTGGGCGCCTACACGCGCAAAGACCGCGCCGACATCCAGCAGGACTTGGAACGCGTATACGCCATCTTCCCACGCCTGAAGGCGCGCCAGCGCCAGATTGCCGGCACGCTCTCGGGCGGCGAACAGCAAATGCTCGCCACCGGCCGCGCGCTGATGGCCCGGCCGCGCATCCTTCTGCTCGATGAACCTTCCATGGGACTCTCCCCCATTCTGGTGGAACTCATCTTCGAGATCATCCAGACCATCAACAAGGAAGGCACCACCATCCTGCTCGTGGAACAGAACGCGCTGATGGCGCTGTCCATCGCCAACCGCGGCTACGTGATCCAGACCGGAAAGATCGTCCTCAGCGACACCGCCGCGAATCTCAAAAATGACCCGACCGTGCGAAAAGCATACCTCGGCATGAAATAG
- a CDS encoding ABC transporter ATP-binding protein, giving the protein MTIALETRALTKVFGGLTAVNAVDLSIEEKAIFSVIGPNGAGKTTFYNCITGFYEPDAGDVIFFGESIVGLPPDQVTRRGISRTYQNIRLFGNMTAIENILVGEHSRLRGSWLEAILRTPRVVKEEKDALEKARYLLNFVGLSNLGDHLARNLPYGAQRRLEIARALASQPRLLLLDEPTAGMNPQESAEMMRFIQRLRDEQHITILLIEHDMSVVMGISEQIAVLDYGAKIAEGTPDEIQRNPHVIEAYLGSGAASGLQTSEADKGNEAPHANA; this is encoded by the coding sequence ATGACCATCGCCCTGGAAACGCGCGCCCTCACCAAGGTGTTCGGAGGCCTGACCGCGGTCAACGCCGTAGATCTATCCATCGAAGAAAAAGCGATCTTCAGCGTGATCGGACCCAACGGCGCGGGAAAGACCACTTTCTACAACTGCATCACCGGCTTCTATGAGCCCGACGCGGGCGACGTGATCTTCTTCGGCGAGTCCATCGTCGGCCTGCCGCCCGACCAGGTCACGCGGCGCGGCATTTCGCGCACATACCAAAACATCCGCCTGTTCGGAAACATGACCGCCATTGAGAACATCCTGGTCGGCGAACACTCCCGCTTGCGCGGTTCGTGGCTGGAGGCGATCCTCCGCACCCCGCGCGTCGTCAAGGAGGAAAAGGACGCGCTCGAAAAGGCGCGCTATCTGCTGAACTTCGTCGGCCTCAGCAATCTGGGCGATCATCTGGCGCGCAACCTGCCTTACGGCGCGCAACGCAGACTGGAGATCGCGCGGGCCCTCGCCAGTCAGCCCCGCCTGCTCCTGTTGGACGAACCCACCGCAGGGATGAACCCGCAGGAGTCGGCGGAGATGATGCGCTTCATCCAGCGCCTGCGCGACGAGCAGCACATCACCATCCTGCTCATCGAACACGACATGAGCGTGGTGATGGGCATCAGCGAGCAGATCGCGGTGCTGGACTATGGAGCCAAGATCGCCGAGGGCACGCCCGACGAAATCCAGCGCAACCCGCACGTCATCGAGGCGTATCTCGGAAGCGGAGCCGCTTCCGGTTTGCAAACCAGCGAAGCAGACAAAGGTAATGAGGCGCCCCATGCCAATGCTTGA
- a CDS encoding branched-chain amino acid ABC transporter permease, whose product MPNVPPTARRVTTYKIIQGIIGVVFSAYLIWRLLVITILNPTYGPDTWARFAIAGLVLGSVYALIAVGYTLVYGILRMINFAHGDIMMIGAFGGYFVFEALKNVPAPTPADPNLTFLNAHPTLSVIAAFLVGMFVAALGGYFLEKIAYRPLRGAPRLVPLISAIGASIFLENAGQLMFGTQRRDYFNPAVLTRGEGWGIPIGESTVILTYTGVLTVIVSTVIMILLYALVMRTRLGRAMRAVSENKQVATLMGINVDGVISNTFIIGGALAGAAGVMWGIHLGLVYYFVGFIPGIKAFTAAVLGGIGNIPGAMLGGMFLGIVESVGPAMLGINFQLKDVIAFGILVLVLIFRPTGIMGEVLTEEKV is encoded by the coding sequence ATGCCAAACGTCCCACCGACTGCGCGGCGAGTCACCACTTACAAGATCATACAGGGCATCATTGGGGTTGTATTTTCCGCCTATCTCATCTGGCGCCTGCTTGTCATCACCATCCTAAACCCAACCTACGGCCCCGACACCTGGGCTCGGTTTGCCATTGCCGGCCTCGTCCTGGGGAGCGTGTACGCGCTGATCGCAGTCGGTTACACGCTGGTCTATGGCATCCTGCGCATGATCAACTTTGCCCACGGCGACATCATGATGATCGGCGCGTTCGGCGGCTATTTCGTGTTCGAGGCTCTAAAGAACGTCCCCGCTCCCACGCCCGCCGATCCGAATTTGACTTTCCTGAACGCGCATCCGACTCTGTCTGTGATCGCGGCTTTTCTCGTCGGAATGTTTGTGGCCGCGCTCGGCGGCTATTTCCTCGAAAAGATCGCCTATCGCCCGCTGCGCGGCGCGCCGCGCCTCGTCCCGCTGATCTCCGCCATCGGCGCGTCCATCTTCCTCGAGAACGCCGGTCAATTGATGTTCGGCACGCAGCGACGCGATTATTTCAACCCGGCCGTACTCACGCGCGGGGAAGGCTGGGGCATCCCCATCGGAGAATCCACGGTGATTCTCACGTACACGGGCGTCCTGACCGTCATTGTTTCAACGGTCATTATGATCCTGCTTTATGCGCTGGTCATGCGCACCCGCCTGGGACGCGCCATGCGGGCGGTTTCCGAAAATAAGCAAGTGGCTACATTGATGGGCATCAACGTGGACGGGGTCATCAGCAATACGTTCATCATCGGCGGCGCGCTGGCCGGCGCGGCCGGGGTCATGTGGGGCATCCACCTTGGCCTGGTCTATTATTTTGTCGGCTTCATCCCCGGCATCAAAGCGTTCACGGCGGCAGTGCTGGGCGGCATCGGCAACATCCCCGGGGCCATGCTCGGCGGCATGTTCCTGGGCATCGTGGAATCGGTCGGCCCGGCCATGCTTGGAATCAATTTCCAACTCAAGGACGTGATCGCCTTTGGCATCCTGGTGCTGGTGCTTATCTTCCGCCCCACCGGCATCATGGGCGAAGTGCTTACCGAGGAAAAGGTGTAG
- a CDS encoding ABC transporter ATP-binding protein, translating to MSLLTLENVHSYYGRIHALKGISLTVEKGEIVTLIGANGAGKSTTLRTISGLIHPREGRILLKGQDISQTSPHHIVNAGVGHVPEGRGIFPKLTVKENLEMGAFVVDDPEEVARRMNHAFELFPRLKERAFQKGGTLSGGEQQMLATARGLMLNPSLLMLDEPSMGLSPVLVELIFDTIKKLNDQGVTILLVEQNALMALSIAHRGYVLQTGSIVLSDTAENLRKNSMVQHAYLGME from the coding sequence ATGAGCCTGCTTACCCTTGAAAATGTCCACAGTTACTATGGGCGCATCCACGCCTTGAAAGGGATTTCGCTGACCGTCGAAAAAGGCGAGATCGTGACCCTGATCGGCGCAAATGGAGCAGGCAAAAGCACCACCCTGCGCACCATTTCGGGACTGATCCACCCCAGAGAGGGCAGGATCCTGTTAAAAGGACAGGACATCTCGCAAACGAGTCCGCACCACATCGTCAACGCGGGCGTGGGACACGTGCCGGAAGGGCGAGGGATTTTCCCCAAGCTCACCGTGAAAGAGAACCTGGAAATGGGCGCCTTCGTGGTTGACGACCCCGAGGAAGTGGCGCGCCGCATGAACCATGCCTTCGAGTTGTTTCCGCGCTTGAAGGAACGCGCCTTTCAAAAAGGCGGCACTCTCTCCGGCGGCGAACAGCAAATGCTGGCCACCGCGCGCGGGCTGATGCTCAACCCGAGTCTCCTGATGCTGGACGAACCCTCCATGGGGCTTTCCCCCGTGTTGGTCGAATTGATCTTCGACACGATCAAAAAACTGAACGACCAGGGCGTCACCATCCTGCTGGTCGAACAAAACGCGCTCATGGCGCTGTCCATTGCCCACCGAGGCTACGTACTCCAGACCGGCTCCATCGTATTGAGCGACACTGCCGAGAATCTCAGAAAAAATTCCATGGTGCAGCACGCGTATCTGGGAATGGAATAA
- a CDS encoding ABC transporter ATP-binding protein has translation MTLLNATNVVKRFGGLTAVNKMNFQLNKGEIASIIGPNGAGKTTFFNTMTGIYKPEEGSILFNDKPLVGLRSDQIAERGVSRTFQNIRLFGNMTVIENIMVGMHPHLKQTMLDSLLRLPAFHKEEAEAEQKARELMKYVGLEDVGNELAKNLSYGGQRRVEIARALAADPLLLLLDEPTAGMNPLETEAAVKLFRRIRDERGITVLLIEHDMRVVMNISERISVMDYGEKIAEGTPAEIRSNPRVIEAYLGRGAVAGQHEEKAQ, from the coding sequence ATGACGCTGCTCAACGCGACCAACGTGGTAAAGCGCTTCGGCGGCCTGACGGCCGTCAACAAAATGAATTTCCAGTTGAACAAAGGCGAGATCGCCAGCATCATCGGCCCGAACGGCGCCGGCAAGACCACCTTTTTCAACACCATGACGGGCATCTACAAGCCGGAAGAAGGCTCCATCCTGTTCAACGACAAACCCCTGGTCGGGCTGCGCTCGGACCAGATCGCGGAAAGAGGCGTCTCCCGCACCTTCCAGAACATCCGGTTGTTCGGCAACATGACGGTCATTGAGAACATCATGGTAGGCATGCATCCGCATTTGAAACAGACCATGCTCGATTCTCTGCTCCGGCTGCCCGCTTTTCATAAAGAGGAGGCGGAAGCGGAACAGAAGGCCAGGGAATTGATGAAATATGTCGGCCTGGAAGACGTGGGCAACGAACTGGCGAAAAACCTGTCTTATGGCGGGCAGCGCCGGGTGGAGATCGCCCGCGCCCTCGCCGCCGACCCTCTGCTGCTCCTGTTGGATGAGCCGACCGCCGGTATGAATCCGCTGGAGACGGAAGCCGCAGTCAAACTCTTCCGCCGCATCCGCGACGAAAGGGGAATTACAGTCCTGTTGATCGAACACGATATGCGCGTGGTGATGAACATCTCCGAACGTATCAGCGTCATGGATTACGGCGAAAAGATCGCCGAAGGCACGCCCGCAGAGATCCGCTCCAACCCGCGCGTCATCGAAGCCTATCTCGGACGCGGCGCGGTCGCCGGCCAGCACGAGGAGAAGGCGCAATGA
- a CDS encoding branched-chain amino acid ABC transporter permease yields MASFLPYFQKYQKYIQKGWPYAAMLAHVLLGSLWVYFSPRSVFAFLLLITSFLSLYYLKTDVRFKLFLGVALALLIIPVVGVRNIFYLEIIFQVSVFAALALGLNIVVGFAGLLDLGYVAFYAVGAYLWAFFGSQQFYALSYAPGTQPADLTFLLPGNAFYLFIFIAIIIAAFTGILLGLPVLRLRGDYLAIVTLGFGEVIRVLANNLDKPLNFTNGPQGITPIQRPTLPQFLLDGFNGVFEGIVGYAVDAPTMYNVFFYVLALLIIIVIINVTRRLDDSRIGRAWVAIREDETAAVAMGIPLVRMKLAAFAVGASFAGVMGVLLAASRTFVSPESFSFMQSIGVLTMVILGGQGSIPGVVLGAATVVILNVQILQGLSLYLSQLRQSDAVIPIINFAWKNLSAQLDPAKYQRLLFGAILVLMMIFRPSGLIPAERRQRAIAAEKLAEEGDGEGGRP; encoded by the coding sequence ATGGCTTCATTCCTGCCCTACTTTCAAAAATATCAAAAATACATCCAAAAAGGCTGGCCCTACGCCGCGATGCTGGCGCACGTCCTGCTCGGCTCCTTGTGGGTCTACTTCAGCCCCCGCTCGGTGTTTGCCTTCCTTTTACTGATCACATCGTTTCTTTCGCTCTACTATCTTAAGACCGACGTCCGTTTTAAACTATTCCTCGGGGTCGCGCTGGCGCTACTCATCATCCCTGTAGTGGGCGTGCGCAACATCTTCTATTTGGAGATCATCTTCCAAGTCAGCGTGTTCGCCGCCCTGGCATTGGGACTGAATATCGTGGTCGGCTTCGCCGGATTGCTCGACCTGGGATATGTTGCGTTCTACGCGGTGGGAGCGTACCTTTGGGCGTTCTTCGGCTCCCAGCAATTTTACGCCCTGTCCTATGCGCCCGGGACCCAACCCGCCGACCTGACCTTTCTGCTCCCAGGAAACGCCTTCTATCTATTCATATTCATCGCCATCATCATCGCCGCATTTACCGGCATCCTGTTGGGCCTGCCCGTCCTGCGTCTGCGCGGCGATTACCTGGCGATCGTGACTCTGGGGTTTGGCGAGGTGATCCGCGTACTGGCAAACAATCTCGACAAACCGTTGAACTTCACGAACGGGCCGCAGGGCATCACCCCCATCCAGCGCCCCACGCTACCTCAATTCCTTCTGGACGGTTTTAACGGCGTCTTCGAAGGAATTGTTGGATACGCAGTGGACGCCCCCACCATGTACAACGTCTTCTTCTATGTCCTGGCGCTGCTGATCATCATCGTCATCATCAATGTGACCCGCCGCCTGGACGACTCAAGAATCGGCCGCGCCTGGGTCGCCATTCGCGAAGACGAAACAGCCGCCGTCGCCATGGGCATTCCGCTCGTGAGAATGAAACTGGCGGCATTTGCCGTGGGCGCCTCCTTCGCCGGAGTCATGGGCGTTTTGCTGGCCGCCAGCCGCACCTTCGTCAGCCCCGAGTCCTTCTCGTTCATGCAATCCATCGGCGTGCTGACGATGGTCATCCTGGGCGGACAGGGCAGCATCCCCGGCGTGGTGCTGGGAGCGGCCACCGTGGTCATCCTGAACGTGCAAATTTTGCAGGGGCTGTCGCTGTACCTGAGCCAATTGCGCCAAAGCGACGCGGTCATTCCAATCATCAACTTTGCCTGGAAAAATCTATCCGCACAGTTGGACCCGGCTAAATATCAGCGCCTGCTGTTCGGGGCGATCCTCGTTCTGATGATGATCTTCCGTCCCTCGGGGCTGATCCCCGCCGAACGACGTCAACGGGCCATCGCCGCGGAGAAACTTGCGGAAGAGGGAGATGGAGAGGGAGGCCGTCCATGA
- a CDS encoding branched-chain amino acid ABC transporter permease, producing MKRFFRSINVRELLRPIGQMIVFSVGSAVVLSLIALLLALILNNTAVGENAMQKFGASLFTYTLVNLPQVLIDGLTIGFVYAAIALGYTMVYGVLEFINFAHSEIFAAGAFVSIEILIALAAKGILADASLGMAYTYLILAILAGMLASGILAVVVERVAYRPLRGSPSRLVPLISAIGVSFLLQDVIRLVEGLTTGQFNRIFPTFGNFDERLLFGKAALGATTINMGISIKSLIVILAAVLMLVGLNYLVNVTKIGKAIRAVAQDRPTASLMGIDVNRIISLTFLVGGLLGGAAGGLYALKFTRIDPFVGFFPGLKAFTAAVMGGIGNLTGALLGGIVLGMLETFAGSYMGVFTMGMAGTEYKDIFAFLILILVLIFRPQGLMGENVSQKA from the coding sequence ATGAAAAGATTCTTCAGGTCTATCAATGTGCGCGAATTGCTTCGCCCCATCGGGCAAATGATCGTGTTCTCGGTGGGAAGCGCGGTCGTCCTGTCGCTCATCGCGCTTCTCCTCGCCCTGATACTCAACAACACCGCCGTTGGCGAAAACGCCATGCAAAAGTTTGGCGCCTCGCTGTTTACGTATACCCTGGTCAACCTCCCGCAAGTGCTGATAGACGGACTGACCATCGGCTTCGTTTACGCAGCCATCGCGCTGGGTTACACCATGGTATATGGGGTGCTGGAATTTATCAACTTTGCCCACAGCGAAATTTTCGCGGCCGGCGCGTTCGTCAGCATTGAAATTCTAATCGCGCTCGCCGCGAAAGGGATTTTAGCCGACGCCTCATTGGGAATGGCCTATACGTACCTGATTCTTGCCATCCTGGCGGGCATGCTGGCGTCTGGCATCCTGGCTGTGGTGGTGGAACGGGTGGCCTATCGCCCACTGCGCGGATCGCCGTCCCGCCTGGTGCCGCTGATCTCTGCGATCGGCGTTTCATTCCTGCTGCAAGACGTCATCCGCCTGGTGGAAGGGCTGACCACCGGTCAATTCAACCGCATCTTCCCCACCTTCGGCAATTTCGACGAACGCCTCCTGTTCGGCAAGGCCGCGCTGGGCGCCACGACCATCAATATGGGCATCTCCATAAAATCCCTGATCGTGATCCTCGCCGCCGTGCTGATGCTGGTGGGACTCAACTATCTGGTCAACGTCACAAAAATTGGCAAAGCCATTCGCGCCGTGGCCCAGGACCGTCCAACCGCCAGCCTGATGGGAATTGACGTCAATCGCATCATTTCCCTGACCTTTCTGGTCGGCGGCCTGCTGGGCGGCGCCGCAGGCGGCCTCTACGCCCTGAAGTTCACCCGCATCGATCCTTTCGTCGGCTTCTTCCCCGGATTAAAAGCCTTCACCGCCGCGGTGATGGGAGGAATCGGCAACCTGACCGGAGCCTTGTTGGGCGGCATCGTCCTGGGTATGCTGGAAACTTTCGCGGGCTCCTACATGGGGGTCTTCACCATGGGCATGGCCGGCACAGAATACAAAGATATTTTCGCTTTCCTGATTTTGATTCTGGTGCTGATTTTCCGTCCGCAAGGCCTGATGGGCGAGAACGTCAGCCAGAAGGCGTAG
- a CDS encoding branched chain amino acid ABC transporter substrate-binding protein → MNKRLFVLLSVLVVASLALSACGGGGGGGAAVKTIKIATQSPLSGDNSAVGVDIKRGAELALEQMGGELTAMGFKVELAPFDDQANPDTGVANAKQIVSDPDILCVVGHYNSGVQIPSSEVYHTAGLANVSPANTNPKVTTRGYLEVSRIVGRDDVQGVVGADYAASQGKKSAFVVHDKTAYGQGIAEFFKQEAEAKGMEVLGFEGTEEKANFDALLSPILAANPDVVYFGGMYGQAALLFKQAREKGYMGMFMSDDGFDSSDAAKIGGQSLLEGAGTFYSTVSGPAAVYPDTAKFIADFKAKYNADPQPFAAQSYDSMGICLKAIEAAAKAGNGKLPTRAEVAQAVRGLAEYKGITGAVTFNSIGDPVIAKYFVIQVGSADPAKWPENPIVQTLDIAPPAP, encoded by the coding sequence ATGAATAAACGTTTGTTCGTTCTGCTTTCGGTATTGGTCGTCGCCAGCCTGGCGCTGTCTGCCTGCGGCGGCGGTGGCGGCGGCGGAGCGGCGGTCAAGACCATCAAGATCGCCACTCAATCCCCGCTCTCCGGCGATAACTCCGCCGTCGGCGTCGACATCAAACGCGGCGCGGAACTCGCTCTTGAACAGATGGGCGGAGAACTGACCGCCATGGGCTTCAAGGTCGAACTGGCCCCGTTTGACGACCAGGCCAACCCCGACACCGGCGTCGCCAACGCCAAGCAAATCGTCTCCGATCCCGACATTCTGTGCGTTGTCGGTCACTATAACTCCGGCGTGCAAATCCCCTCATCCGAGGTTTACCACACCGCCGGACTGGCGAACGTCTCTCCCGCCAACACGAATCCGAAAGTCACCACCCGCGGCTACCTGGAAGTCAGCCGCATCGTGGGCCGCGACGACGTTCAGGGGGTAGTGGGCGCGGACTATGCCGCTTCGCAGGGCAAGAAGAGCGCCTTCGTCGTCCACGACAAGACCGCCTACGGACAGGGCATCGCCGAGTTCTTTAAGCAGGAAGCCGAAGCCAAGGGCATGGAAGTCCTCGGATTTGAAGGCACCGAAGAGAAAGCCAACTTCGACGCGCTCCTCTCGCCGATCCTGGCCGCCAACCCCGACGTGGTCTACTTCGGCGGAATGTACGGACAGGCCGCGCTGCTGTTCAAACAGGCCCGCGAGAAGGGTTATATGGGCATGTTCATGAGCGATGACGGCTTCGACTCTTCTGACGCCGCCAAAATCGGCGGACAGTCTCTGCTGGAAGGCGCCGGTACCTTCTATTCGACCGTGTCCGGCCCGGCAGCCGTCTATCCCGACACCGCGAAATTCATTGCCGACTTCAAAGCCAAGTACAATGCCGACCCGCAGCCCTTTGCCGCCCAGAGCTACGACTCGATGGGCATCTGCCTGAAGGCGATTGAAGCCGCGGCCAAGGCCGGCAACGGCAAGCTCCCCACTCGCGCCGAAGTTGCCCAGGCAGTCCGCGGACTTGCGGAATACAAGGGCATTACCGGCGCGGTCACCTTTAACTCCATCGGCGATCCGGTGATTGCGAAGTACTTCGTGATTCAGGTCGGCTCGGCAGATCCCGCCAAATGGCCGGAGAATCCGATCGTCCAGACCCTCGATATCGCCCCGCCTGCTCCGTAA
- a CDS encoding cAMP receptor protein, whose product MANPSTLSFLKQSDIFYQFSPTQLELAANLCHEVVFQKGETIFRENSEGKELYIIAQGEVEILINPALVASPASGEREETRIATLRRGQSFGEVALVDEGLRSATARAAQKDTRLLVIPRDKIIMLCETYPQLGYRLMNNLAADLAMKIRNTDLRIREKLLYESAAK is encoded by the coding sequence ATGGCGAATCCGTCAACGCTGAGTTTTCTGAAACAGAGCGATATCTTCTACCAATTCTCCCCGACGCAATTGGAACTGGCGGCCAATCTCTGCCATGAGGTCGTCTTCCAAAAAGGGGAGACCATCTTTCGCGAGAACAGCGAGGGAAAGGAACTTTACATTATCGCGCAAGGGGAGGTGGAGATCCTCATCAACCCCGCGCTGGTCGCAAGTCCCGCGAGCGGCGAGCGGGAGGAGACGCGCATCGCCACGCTGCGACGCGGCCAGTCCTTCGGGGAGGTGGCCCTGGTGGACGAAGGCCTGCGATCTGCCACCGCCCGCGCCGCGCAAAAGGATACGCGGCTGCTGGTCATTCCGCGCGATAAGATCATCATGCTATGCGAGACCTATCCGCAGCTGGGATACCGCCTGATGAACAACCTGGCCGCGGATCTGGCGATGAAGATCCGCAACACCGACCTGCGCATCCGCGAAAAACTTTTATACGAGTCCGCGGCAAAATAA
- a CDS encoding two-component system response regulator: protein MIDLIRLILERRGFIVQGAAGGADGVKKIRETHPDLILLDLMMPDMDGWEVYQQMKADETTRDIPVIVVTAKAQNIDKVLGLHIAKVDDYIAKPFNPQELLASVEKVLSRQA, encoded by the coding sequence ATGATCGACCTGATCCGCCTCATTCTTGAGCGCCGCGGCTTCATCGTGCAGGGCGCGGCGGGCGGCGCGGACGGGGTTAAAAAAATCCGCGAGACGCACCCCGACCTGATCCTGCTGGACTTGATGATGCCCGATATGGACGGCTGGGAAGTATACCAGCAAATGAAGGCCGACGAAACCACGCGCGACATCCCGGTCATTGTAGTGACGGCCAAAGCCCAAAACATCGACAAAGTGCTGGGCCTGCATATCGCCAAAGTGGACGATTACATCGCCAAACCGTTCAACCCGCAGGAACTGCTCGCCAGCGTGGAAAAAGTCTTGAGCCGGCAGGCCTGA